A single region of the Salvia splendens isolate huo1 chromosome 18, SspV2, whole genome shotgun sequence genome encodes:
- the LOC121776348 gene encoding protein RSI-1-like has protein sequence MGARPYNTLLLVLSILFLITLSNVVEGRYTNLPLNACKPRCTYRCSATSHKKPCMLYCQKCCATCRCVPPGVYGHKEICPCYNNWKTKEGRPKCP, from the exons ATGGGAGCACGCCCCTACAACACTTTGTTGCTGGTTTTGTCAATTCTTTTCTTGATTACCCTCTCCAATGTTGTTGAG GGCAGGTACACTAATCTCCCTCTCAATG CCTGCAAACCACGATGCACGTACCGGTGCTCAGCGACGTCGCACAAGAAACCATGTATGCTCTACTGCCAGAAGTGCTGCGCCACGTGTCGTTGCGTGCCGCCCGGAGTGTatggccacaaggaaatatgCCCTTGCTACAACAACTGGAAGACCAAAGAGGGGCGCCCAAAATGCCCTTAA
- the LOC121777565 gene encoding DELLA protein GAI-like, with translation MKRDRDRGKAAAAAASGKPNMWPEPQPDAGMDELFAVLGYKVKSSDMADVAEKLEQLEMAMGTTADDGVSVLADDTVHYNPSDLSGWVDNMLTELTGESSTPNFAGEDDLRAIAGGAIFDTTESDNGCKRMKAAEADVRSEFGENSSAVQQPRAVVVDSQETGVRLVHTLMACAEAVQQENMKLADALVKHVGLLAVSQIGAMRKVATYFAEALARRIYKIYPEEPLDSSLSDILQMHFYETGPYLKFAHFTANQAILEAFAGANRVHVIDFSLRQGMQWPALMQALALRPGGPPAFRLTGIGPPQPDNSDALQQVGWKLAQLAETIGVEFEFRGFVTNSLADLDAEMLEIRAGDEEETVAVNSVFELHQLLARPGAVEKVLDSIKAMRPKIVTVVEQEANHNGGAFLDRFNESLHYYSTMFDSLESDGGGGQDLMMTEVYLGRQICNVVACDGAERVERHETLEQWRARMGSAGFDPVQLGSNAFKQASMLLALFSSGEGYMVEERDGCLMLGWHTRPLIATSAWRIAAAEG, from the coding sequence ATGAAGCGAGATCGTGATCGCGGCaaggccgccgccgccgccgcctccggcAAACCCAACATGTGGCCGGAGCCGCAGCCCGACGCCGGCATGGACGAGCTCTTCGCCGTGCTCGGATACAAAGTCAAGTCCTCCGACATGGCTGACGTCGCCGAGAAGCTCGAGCAGCTGGAGATGGCCATGGGCACCACCGCCGACGACGGCGTTTCCGTCCTCGCCGACGACACCGTCCATTACAACCCCTCCGACCTCTCCGGCTGGGTCGACAACATGCTCACCGAGCTCACCGGTGAATCTTCCACACCCAATTTCGCCGGCGAAGACGATTTGCGCGCGATTGCCGGCGGCGCCATTTTCGACACCACCGAGTCCGATAACGGCTGCAAGAGGATGAAGGCGGCGGAGGCTGACGTCAGATCTGAATTCGGCGAGAATTCATCAGCGGTGCAGCAGCCGCGGGCGGTGGTGGTGGACTCGCAGGAGACGGGTGTGCGGCTCGTGCACACGCTCATGGCGTGCGCGGAGGCGGTGCAGCAGGAGAACATGAAGCTGGCCGACGCGCTGGTGAAGCACGTGGGGCTACTCGCGGTGTCGCAGATCGGCGCTATGCGGAAAGTCGCCACTTACTTCGCCGAGGCTCTGGCCAGGAGGATCTACAAGATCTACCCGGAGGAGCCGCTCGATTCCTCCTTATCCGATATTTTGCAGATGCATTTCTACGAAACCGGGCCATATCTCAAATTCGCGCATTTCACGGCGAATCAGGCCATTCTGGAGGCTTTCGCCGGCGCGAATCGAGTTCATGTGATCGATTTCAGCTTGAGGCAGGGGATGCAGTGGCCGGCGCTGATGCAGGCGCTCGCTCTGCGGCCCGGGGGTCCGCCGGCGTTCAGGCTGACCGGGATCGGGCCGCCGCAGCCCGATAACAGCGATGCCTTGCAGCAGGTAGGGTGGAAATTGGCGCAGCTAGCTGAAACAATTGGCGTGGAGTTTGAATTCCGTGGATTCGTGACGAATTCTCTGGCCGATCTTGATGCGGAGATGCTGGAAATTAGGGCGGGTGATGAGGAGGAGACGGTGGCGGTGAATTCCGTTTTCGAGCTGCACCAGCTGCTGGCCCGGCCCGGGGCGGTTGAGAAGGTTTTGGATTCGATCAAGGCGATGCGGCCGAAGATCGTGACGGTGGTGGAGCAGGAGGCGAACCACAACGGCGGCGCGTTTCTGGACCGGTTCAACGAGTCGCTGCACTACTACTCGACCATGTTCGATTCGCTCGAGTCAGATGGCGGCGGGGGTCAGGATCTGATGATGACGGAGGTGTACCTGGGGCGGCAGATATGCAACGTGGTGGCCTGCGACGGGGCGGAGCGGGTGGAGCGGCACGAGACGCTGGAGCAGTGGCGGGCGAGGATGGGCTCGGCCGGGTTCGACCCGGTCCAACTCGGATCCAACGCGTTCAAGCAGGCGAGCATGCTGCTCGCCCTCTTCTCCAGTGGGGAGGGCTACATGGTGGAGGAGAGGGACGGGTGTCTGATGCTCGGGTGGCACACTCGCCCTCTCATCGCCACCTCGGCGTGGCGGATCGCGGCTGCGGAAGGCTGA